The Cicer arietinum cultivar CDC Frontier isolate Library 1 chromosome 1, Cicar.CDCFrontier_v2.0, whole genome shotgun sequence genome contains the following window.
CAATTCGTTCTTCATCATTCATCCATACTGTTTttgcaatatatatatttaccataGTATCCATTCTTCATCGTTCATCCGGTCACGAACTTAGTCCTCATCATTCATCCTTCATCACGAACCAAACATGTAGGAACCCATGTCTTACCCCTTCAACGCTTTAACATTTTCATCCTTCAATCTTTAACCTTCATCCTTCATCGTTAAGTAAAAACACGAATACGAACTTCAGCTTTCAGCGGGAATCGGACGAACTTCAGCTTTCAACCTTCATTGTCGGTGATGAGTTGGTCCGGCGCAACATTTTTCTACTTCAACACTGACGACGAGTGTTTTTTGTCTTCCTCTTCCATCTATCAAGGAGCGTTTCGATCATATTCTCCGATAATTTTCTAACAATTCTTGTTTCTTACTTACgaatctaaaattatttcattctaaattgttcttattattaatctttaattgaattttattttagtaatatttaaaaaaatttcaatgtaACATTTAACAAGAAGATTATATTGTGTTGTGAGATGTGATTGTAGGGGAGTATTAAATCGTTTTATGTAGTAATAGTTAGTTAAACTCTTATTAATTACATAAGTGATGCAGAAATTTCAGAAGTGGTGATGCCTAAAAATCGGTGAAAGTGATGGAGAAATTTGAATAGTAGTAGTTACCCCAATTTTCAACCATCCTTTAAACCTGCATGCtatgtgtttgtgaaattgtCTCTGTTAATAAAACCTCAATAATATATTAGCAGATGTAGCAATGGCAGCAAAGATAGCACACTACTATTTTCACTGCATGTAAACGGCTATTAATCATTAAGGTCCCTATACAAAATACTGTACAAAAATTATCAAAGCCTGACTACTTGCCCTCTGTTTCCATACAACGGACATAACCCACCAATAAACAACTAAACTATCAGCATGCTATATACACCCTCCAACAATTGTAGTCAGTGAAGACATGAGCTTTGTCCCCAAGTAACTTCTTGTGACCAGAACTTCCAACAACTAGTTAACACCCTTATCTACATTGCTATAATAACCCTAATAGTTACACCTTGAAAATCCAAATATAGATCCAGTTAAGAGAATGAAGTCATGAAAGGTGGAAAGATCCTTGACCCTCTGTTATGGCATACAAGAGCTTCACTTTCATCTTTTCCTGAAATTCAATAAATTGTTAAGAGtatattttgatcttttttttaatgtttgtttCAAGTGGTTAGCAGATGAAAATAGCAGTCTGCTATCTTTGTTGCCATTGGTTCATGTCTTTGATGGCTTCTTTTATTGGATAATATTTATTGGTGTGCTATCtactaatatattttgatgGTTTTGGGCAGTTATATAGAGAGTAGAAAATATGAGTAGATAATGTAGCAAGAATCTAGGTGACAGAAAGAGTATGTTTTGTAGTAGACCCTGATTCCCTAGCAGTAAGTATGACAAAGTGAAAAACTCCAGCTACTAGGGGTTAAACACTTTTCAAAGTTATAATCAAAGTTATAATCAAGTATAGTTTTGTAAACTTAATTAATAAGTAATTCGCATTAAATTCCTTTAGTACCAAAATCTGTTTGTTGCATGTGTTTCATTGTTCGTTCTTATTCTGCTTCCTGGATAATTGGAtgagtttttctttcttttttaccAACCTGACCTGATTTGGTTGCTTAGAGTCAGTCTTATTATGCAATTGTTAAATTATTCATGCCATAGTTTCAATTGttctatttaaattattatcattttttttttatatttctaagtTTTTGGGGTATGAATCTtgtctttttgttttgttgaggAAGGATATCGATCAAATCACTAACAGAGGATGTATACTAAGGGGAAGAAGATATTTattctataataaataaactaaattaacAGAGCTGCTGAGGGTGTTAATACTGACATAGATATCTTATCTTGCCTGTTGTTGAACACAAATTAGTATGNNNNNNNNNNNNNNNNNNNNNNNNNNNNNNNNNNNNNNNNNNNNNNNNTTTGCACTGATTgatcataatttttatgatgataaatattttctgATGTGTTGGTTTTCTTCTTGTGATGATGTACTTATcccaattaattattatttaagcTTATGATGTTTGTGCTGGTTTTGTATAGGTACGAGCTCGGTCGTCAGCTAGCAAGCACTAAATTATCAATTAACAACACAGTCAGAAGAATATGTGTTTGAGGGGGTAATGTGAAGTGGAGATATCTTAGATTGGATACTGGTAACTTCTCATGGGGCAGTGAAGCAGTAACTCGCAAGACTCGTCTTCTGGATGTGGTTTACAATGCCTCAAATAACGAGCTCGTCCGAACGTAGACGAGTGCTATTGTTCAGGTTGATGTTGCACCATTCAAGCAGTGGTACCTTCAGCACTATGGTGTTGAAATTGGTAGAAACATCACTATGGTGTTGAAATTGGTAGAAAAAAGAAATCAACTGTAACCAAGAAGGATTCTGCAGAGGTGATAGTTTTGGAAACTTTCTTGTTATACACACTTATATACATTTTCATATGGTATATAGCTTCATTTATATTTGTGGAAGGTTTTGTTATTTTGGATATCTCATTTAGTTTCGAAATGACTtccttttcaaatatttatataagaaaatatatcgTATACAATAAGTTGAAATTGAAAGTAAGCACTAGTCATATTCTAACATGTTAGCCTTTAAGGGTATTGTAATTTATCATTTTGTGGATTAAATTCTCGTGCATTCTAATGTGTAGTAGTTGGCTCTTCTTTCAAATCGGATGTGTTTTTTCTCAACCTTTTCATATATAATTTCAAGGAGGTTGAAGCCGCTGTTGAAGAAGCCAAGAAAAGTAATCATGTGTAGAGGAAACTTGAGAACTGTCAAACAGATCGTCAGCTAGATTCCCTCATTGAAGAGCAGTTTGGTGGTGGTCGTTTGCTGGCCTGGCCTGTATTTCATCTCGTCCAGGTCAATGTGGCAGGGTTGCTGGGTATGCATAATTCTGCTTGTTTCAGAATATTTTGGATTGAACttcatatttgttttattatttacactggttttgttttattttatttttgtagataCATCCTCGAAGGTAAAGGAACTGGAATTTTACATGAAGAAGTtacaaaggaagaaaggaaatgGTGTTGCTTAATTGTAGTGTTTTCCATCTTATATATGActtcatttgtttttaatagtGCAACAATATTTGGTACCTTTCAAGTTGATGTCATTTACTTTGGATGAGACAATGTTTATCAGATAACCTTTAGGTTGATGCCCTAAGACATCTTTAGCGTCAAACCTTAACTAGTTATGTGACAATTTATCAGCTCTGaattttataactttgattttgtaaaaaaattatgactcattgtcattgatttttaaatgtaaagctTCGTGTGAAGTTTTCTGTTTTATGGTTGAATGAGAAATTCTAATTAATAGGATAATATGTGAAATTTTGAGGATGCATATGTGAGAGGTGAAAgctattaagaaaataaattaaaaagttaattatttaaatcgaTTGTTTCatcgataaaataaataattttgaatatgacttgttatattggttcaaatttaaccgatgtaataagttaattttaaatttggcttgttatattggttcaaatttaatcgatctaataaattaattttgaatttgatttgttatattggttcaaatttaaccgatctaataaatcatttttgaatttgacttgttatattggttcaaatttaatcgatctaataaatcatttttgaatttgaatggtTACATCTATCATTTTAGCTgatttgataattaattaattattacaacGCTTGATGTTAGATCGGACAAGAAACTGATCTAATAAATACATAGGAACCGATCTAacaaggtttaattgcactagTGTTGTAAActaattaatacaaaaaatattctaaCTCTACAACAATGTCCATCTAGTTGGTCAATATTCGGGCACATGATTGGGTGAGTCGACTACAATCTTTCATAGAAACAGGGTAGTGTCATCTCTATTATCATCTTGAGTCTGAATCTCGTTGTAGTTtgttttataaaagttatagtACCCCTTGtcttctttttaataaattcgtctgcttataaaaaataatactcatAATACAATCTTGttgataaaaacaataaaaaaaatttaaatttaatttgttcaCAGATCCTCTATACAAATAAATGATCTCtaattaagttaaaattttagtaagtaaaaaagattttaaaaaattagcttGAGTTTACGTTTTTttgtattgattttttttttttgtacaattataatttgagttcaatctcaaaataaaaaataatttaatcaaatttggTTAATGAATTTGTTAATACAAATCATTTGAGAGAACGCTAATTCAAATTcttacttaaataatttttaattagattttacttAAATTCCAATCAAACTCCAAATTAGTATGGTTTATTCCCTAACAAccaaagaattaaaaaaaaaataatttgaaaaattattgtaatacCATCCTATTTTAGCTAATTGATTGATAAGGGCACTGAATTTTGTTTATACTCACAAAAATACTCTGACGATTATTAAATGtaattagttttataattttatttaaaacatgaatgaaatttattaaatgatCTATTCTTAATATTAaacacaattatttataatagtgatttaaattgaaactaaaaataGTATTTGATTATGGAAGAAGTAAGTAAAAATTAGACAAAAGTTGGTTTAATATATGAGAATTATATCGTGATTATTAATTGGAAAATGAAAAGAATTCCCCTATGGACGCAGACTAAGGCAACGACATGCAGCATGAAAGGGAGACAATCTCTGCACAGAAAATGTGATGACTGTTTTTTGCTGAGATCAGTAATAAGACTCGGATTTCATTTCCTCTATATACTTTTTCGCTTTTACCAGTTACGAATTCGTCACTGATTATGGGAATTGaggaattttgtttttatgtttgtttgtttaTGGAAATATATATCGAGAGTGAAATGATGAGCAAGATATGAAATTTGACCAGTGATTCTTATTTCCATTCAAAGACATGCCAAAGAACACATGTGATGATGTGAACGTTACTTTTTTTAAGAGAAAGAATATCGAAATCTCTCTCTTCTCTTCACTCTCTCTATTTTGCGTTTCACTCTTTTCCACGTTCGTTGACTGCCGGTGGTACTCTCTACTTTTCCTTTGCTTTTCTTTTCCCTTATATATATCactgttttttttaatgtcacTTTAAACgtatcttttttgttttgttttaactGCATTGTTAGAAAATGAGCCACATAATAAGTaagagataattattttaattataatttcaatttaaattctCTATTTAACTATTTGAGccaatcttttaattttaaaagaataaagataaatttatgTAAGAAAAAACTATCATATAGTGCAATTATGTGTTTGGATAGTTGCatttttacatctatatcacGAGTTTGGTCATACTCTACAAGGTTTTTGCTTaagtttttacaataaaaacaaaatgaaatatatggAAATTAGGTTGCAAACGTCTATCTATAAATATATTGCTATAAGAGTTTTTGGACTAAATACCCTACTATGAgactataaatataaacaattgaACTATCCTTTTCTAAAATAACAACATGAGActataaatataaagaattgAACTATCCTTTTCTAAAATAACAAATTGGAAAGggtattaataataataatggcaaCACTAATGATGATTAcgacttaaatttaaattctatcaTTCGGAGTTACATAATCAAGTTTTTGCTATTGAAGTGAACATCACCAAGCGTcataatttgatataaaaaaaatattttattgtaatgatcatatataaaaaataataaaattaaagagtatagtatatttttcaacattttcATCCTGTTTCCTTTCAAGTTGAGTTTTTCAAgattatattttcttatacaTGGAAGCTGGCAACatattaattaacaaatatctcctcagttatttttttccttcttcaaATATCTCCACAGTTAGACCAAATGATTCTCTTTGCCATCCCCATGTGCTTTTTTGTGAGCACATTATCAACACacgaaaatcatatttttaccaaaaaaaaaaaatcatatattctaGTAAGAAGTAACGGACATATGACATGTCTTGGCTTTTGTTTGTTTCTTGGTAAGTACAATTTGCGTGCTTAGTGTTTACCGGTTCTTCTTAATTTTTGCGTCATTTTCAGCCACAgttttttcttctaaaagtCGTGGCCATTCAACACCTTTTTGGTCTTCTCCATCTCATTGTTAATTCACAACCCACGatgtaaagaaaataaaaagatttacaatattgttgttttttggtCTGATCATCAATTAACATGCTATCAAATTATTCTTGTTCAAATAAATGGTATAGTTGAAGTTAATTAAGTTTCTCCAAATAAATTAAGgcaaacaattttaaaattctgCCATAAGAAATTGATAATTAGAAATACTAATGCTAGGAAATACTTGTGGtactttatataataatttgtcCAGTTTTGCGATAGATAGCAAGAAGTGCAGATATAAACATATGTAATAACTCTAAAAGCACTTGAATCAACACAATTAAGTTCCTAACTACTTATATTAAACTATCAATTTTATAACTAAAAGAAACCAATAATAACATTTTGtcacatatatatatttgctTTTCAATGCTTAAAAACATATTTGTTGCATGTGACTCTAAAACCACCTAAACATGACTTACCTATaaaatttgagaaattaaattgaACCGAAGCCTTTTTAGAGCCAGAGAGCACCAGCTTCTTTGAGCAGAGGAACAAGTGTTCCGTTGAGGTGATTAGCCATTAGAGTCTCTAAACCACCAAGAAACTTACCACCGACGAAGACAGCCGGAACGGGCTGGTGGTCCGACCCAGCAAGGTCGTACAAGACTGACCAGATAGCAGAACGATCCGGCTGCTGATCAAGTTCCACGAGAGTGGGTCCCACACCAAGGCTGATGAGGAATCGTTCTGCCACTGAGGACATGCAGCTGTAGCTGGTGCTGAAGATGACCACTGCGTTGGATGAAGCTAAGTGGTGAACCATTTCATAGGGTCTCATATTGTTGAGCTGATTCAAGGGAGGTGGTGGCGTAGCTGCTTGCATTTTTGTTGCGGATTTCAAAACTTGCATggttagagagagagagagaggaaggaaggaaattaaatgaacaagtgtatCGTTAATGAGTTGAAATGGAAGGAATGGAAAGTGTGAGTTTATATAGAGAGAATGTGATCGAGATGGTTTGTTGGGAGCGCGTGAGTCAAAGTAAAAGGGAAGGGGGTGAGTGAGTGAGTCCAAAGGCATAAAATGAGTGAGTTTCATGCAAAAAGTACAACACAAACAAGatgggagagagagagagagagaggtgaCTGACAGTGGCAGAACAGCAGCTGACCTTGCTGCTGGTGGCCGGCTGAAATTGCATGTATGATGAGAGATGAGTAACTAACTCATCATAACATAAGATGGTACACATCCATACATATGCATACCGCATGCATATGCCATACAACCCAACTTTAGAAAGTGATTAGTTTTGGCTTTTGTTAATTGTCATTGCAAAACATAAAT
Protein-coding sequences here:
- the LOC101509987 gene encoding glutaredoxin-C1-like, which encodes MKLTHFMPLDSLTHPLPFYFDSRAPNKPSRSHSLYINSHFPFLPFQLINDTLVHLISFLPLSLSLTMQVLKSATKMQAATPPPPLNQLNNMRPYEMVHHLASSNAVVIFSTSYSCMSSVAERFLISLGVGPTLVELDQQPDRSAIWSVLYDLAGSDHQPVPAVFVGGKFLGGLETLMANHLNGTLVPLLKEAGALWL